DNA from Pantanalinema sp.:
CGGATGATGCGCAAGACAAGGACCTGCAACCTGACCCCTGGCTGAGGTGGGGATGGGAACAGGCGGTCAACACCGGTTTTTCACTCCTGTTTCTCTGTCTACGGTGGATTCGTGAGCGTTGTCCATCGCACGCGGCAGGGATGCTAGCTTCCCTCTTCAGCGAGGCCGGGCTGTCCATGACCCATGGGCAGCACCTGGATCTGATGGGCCAGTCCGTGGATTCGCCGCGCCTTGATCGCTACCTGAAGACGATCGAGTTGAAGTCCGGAGCGTCTTTCGGGGCTTATGCGAGGGCTGCCTCGATGATCGGCGCCCGCGACGAGGACGACTGCAAAGCGTTTTACCAGTTTGGGAAGGCACTTGGCATGATGTTCCAGATGATGAACGATACCCATGAGCTCTGGAGAAATGAGCTGAGCTCCGACTTTCGCAATGGCAGGCTGACGCTGCCGCTCGTCCTTGCACTCGAACAGGGACGCGACGAGGGTCTGATGGAACTCCTGGAAGGTGACCGTACCCTGGAACGGCAACATGACTTGGTGCAATGCCTCGAGGCCAAGGGGATAAGGGCAAATGCGACCATGCGCATCGAGCTGCTCAGGCGAGAGGCGATGCAACTGGCGAGTCGTTTGGGAGTGCGAGACGAGCCGTACTTGAGTTTCCTTCTCGGGATGCCGGCCTTTCCGATAGACCGGGTCATCGCTTAGCAACAAGGCTGTAGAAAGGTTCCATTGTAGTGGCTGCAAAAAGTAGGTTGAGCAAGCATCTGTTGAATCTGCTGGTGCTGATCTCTTTCGTGATCTGGGGCTTGGCGATGGTTACGACCGCCAAGATGATCAATCAACCCTTTCCCGGGTTTCGCTATGAAACGACTCTGACCATCTCTGCGGCGAGCGATCCGAGCTGGAACGGCTCAAAAGCGAAACTGCAGCAGTTTGATCGCCTGCTTGGCGTCGATGGAGCGGTTCTTCGCACCGCGTTCGATCTCGAGCGGTACGTGCAATCCAAGCCGGTAGGAACCGTACTGCGGTATGACATCCTGCGAAACCAGACACGGTTGAATGTTGCCGTCGCCACTCAGGTTTTCAGCT
Protein-coding regions in this window:
- a CDS encoding polyprenyl synthetase family protein; protein product: MSFVDLHSELSLFLEAQACDGTLQALQRAVLDKALASHRSAGHFPVSDMPGALLSAFSASPSDQLGLGGACVLFYAFADVTDDAQDKDLQPDPWLRWGWEQAVNTGFSLLFLCLRWIRERCPSHAAGMLASLFSEAGLSMTHGQHLDLMGQSVDSPRLDRYLKTIELKSGASFGAYARAASMIGARDEDDCKAFYQFGKALGMMFQMMNDTHELWRNELSSDFRNGRLTLPLVLALEQGRDEGLMELLEGDRTLERQHDLVQCLEAKGIRANATMRIELLRREAMQLASRLGVRDEPYLSFLLGMPAFPIDRVIA